Below is a genomic region from Candidatus Hydrogenedentota bacterium.
ATGGTCTTCCGCATCCTGATACACGCCCATACCACCTTCAATAGCTGGTAGTGGCTTCGATGTCTGGAAGCTGAAAATGGCCATCTTGCCCCAGGATCCCGTGTACTTGTCCTTCAGCTTGGCGCCGTGCGCGTGCGCGCTGTCTTCAAGGACGATGAGTCCCTTCTCCTTTGCCCAATCACAGATGAGGTCCATGTCCGCGGGCAACCCGATCCAGTGTACGGGCAGGATGGCTTTCGTGTTCGGCGTGAGGCGTTTCTTCGCATCCTCCAAATCGAGATTCAGTGTGCGAGGATTGATGTCCACAAACACCGGTACGTATCCAAACAATCGCATCGGAAGAATGGTCGCGAAGAACGTATAGCTCGGCACCATAATCTCGCTGCCGGGAGGCAGGTTCAGGGCGAAGAACATCGATGCCAGCGCGCTCGTACCGTTGCAGTGCGCCTTGCAGAATGGATACCCGAAATGACTGCACCAGTCTTTCTCAAGCTCGTCCAAAGGGGAGTACCCGGGACTGCGCACCAACTCAAGCACTGCCTGCTCTTCCTTTTCGCCATAGCGCGGCCAGTGAGATGCCTCCGGGTTTGGGTTGGTGACGGCCTTCGGGCCGCCGTTGAGTGCGAGCTTCTCAACGGGCGCCTGACTCACCGCAGACTGCGCCAGCGTTAGGCCCGCAGCGACGGCCCCTGTTGTCTTTAGAAACTGACGGCGGGTAGGTTGACTGTTGGTCGAAAACGGCTTTGATTCCACGACGTGCTCCTCCATGGATTGGGGTACCCCCCAGACAGAGCCAATTGGCCGGTTCTATCAATCATACTATCCCCTGGCAACACAGGTATCAACCGTTCCGGAAGGAGAAATTCACCGGTTCCTGCGGCCAGATTCCACTACTGTGGGGATAGACACAGCACCGGCTGCTGCGTCCGTTCAGCGGCTCCTCTCTCGTGCACGCCGGATGAGTCATCTCCTCGTCTCGGACACCATTTCTTGACAGATCTATGCCCTAAACGGCATAGTTGGGAATATTTAAACAGCCAAGTTTCTGTGAGGCTTTTCCATGACTGCCAAACGCGATTACTCGCGCAAACCCGAAAATTCCGCCGCCAATACCCACCAATCACAGGACGCCAGTCCGACTGCACACCGGAGTCCTTCCCTGGAATCAAATCACTCCCTTCCTGTCGGCCAGGATCCCGGAGATCGGCGCTTGCACGATTTTAGCAGTCGCGTCTTTATGACCAGCGGCATCGTGGCATGGGCGGTTGTCGACCTTGATGGCCGTTTTCTGGAATGCAATAAAGCCTATGAAGACATTCTCGGATACACCCTAGAAGAGCTCAGGGAGCTGTCCAACCACTCCGTTACGCATCCGGAAGATCGGGCAGAAACAGACAAGTATATGTCCCTTCTCAAAGAGGGGGGGTGCGATCGGTATCGTACGGAGAAACGCTATCTCCGAAAGAACGGCGACTTGTGCTGGTGCGACGTGACGCTCTTTGCACTGCGGGATGAGGCTACTCACAGTTCGGTCGTAGTCGCGCTGATTTTGGACATCTCGGAGCGAAAAAGCGCGGAGGAAGCTCTGCGAAAGAGCGAGCAGAAATACCGTTCGTTTCTAGAGAACTTCCAAGGTATTGCGTTCAGCGTGATGTGGGATGGTTTCAAGCCGACGCTTTTCGACGGGCTGGTCAGTGAAATGACCGGCTATTCCGACGAAGACTTTCTTACCGGCAGAGTACGCTTGGAGAACGTCGTCCATCCCGACGACAAGAAGGCCTTCTTGAGAGAACTCATCGCACTCAAGAGAGGACGTATCTCTGCATCCTCGCTTGAGCTCCGCATTTGCCGGAAGGATCGCGAGATCCGCTGGGTCAAGTGCGTTGCCAAGTGCTTTTACGACGACAACAAAAGACCTTCCGTCATTCAAGGTGTGGTGCTCGATATCACCCAGAGGATACAGGCGGAGGCAGACAGAGCCAGGCTCGACGCAGCAATAAAGGCAGCGCCGGAAGTCATTGTCATAACGGACAAGTGCGGCGCCATTGAGTACGTGAACCCCGCGTTTACCCGGGTCACCGGATACTCATTTGATGAAGCCATTGGTCAGAATCCGCGCATACTCAAGAGTGGACGGCATGATGCCGAATTCTACCAAGACCTTTGGAACACCATCCTTGAAGGCAAAGTCTGGTCCGGTCTAATTACCAACAAGCGGAAAGACGGTGTGCTTTTCGAAGAAGAACTTACAATCGCACCCGTCAATGACGCTGGCGGACAGATACGGAATTTCGTAGCCGTGCAACGCGACGTCACCAAGCAGTTGCGTCTCGAGCAAAGCCTTCGGCAGGCTCAGAAGATGGAGGCAATCGGCACACTCGCGGGCGGGATCGCCCACGATTTCAACAACATCCTTGCCGCCATCCTGGGCTATACAGAGCTGATAGAAGACAGCCTGGACGATCGCAGGCGAGTTTTGCAGGACCTTGCTCAAGTTCGTCAGGCCGTCATTCGCGCGCGCGACCTCGTGCAGCAGATTTTGACGTTTAGTCGAAAACGAGAACAGGAACGCAAGCCGGTACGCGTGGACTTGCTGGTGCGCGAAACTTCAAAACTGCTGCGCTCTACCGTGAGCACGAGCGTCGAAATAAACACCTCTATCTGCAAGACCAATCGATGCGTACTTGGTGATCCGACGGAACTTCACCAGGTCCTCATGAACCTCTGCACCAATGCTTATCAAGCTATTGGCGAACGGCCTGGGGTGCTCAAGATCCAGCTAGCGGAATGCTCGGCTCAGGATATCCAAGTTGCGTCTGACTATACTTCGACGGACGGACACTATCTCAAGGTAGTCGTGTCCGATACGGGTTGCGGCATCGCCCCCGAAATCGCCGATCGAATTTTCGATCCGTTCTTCACAACGAAGAAGCAAGGCGAAGGAACCGGCCTGGGTCTCGCAACGGTTCACGGGATCGTGAAGTCGCACGGCGGTTTCATTCAGGTCAAGAGCGAGCCGGGGCGCGGCAGTGAGTTCACAGTCTTCTTGCCGTGCGTTGCAGAGACTACGTCCAACGAGGCAATCGATACGTCACCCATCCCGGGGGGCACTGAACGAGTCCTGATCCTAGACGACGAACCACAAGTGGCACGCGTCTGCGGAGACATGCTGCGCAGGCTTGGATATGACATTGTTGAAATGACGAACAGCCAAGAGACCATCCGCCATCTTACGAAGTATCCTCGTTTCTACGATCTCGTGATCACGGACCAGCAGATGCCGGGCATGACAGGTAAAGAAGTGTACCGGCAATTGCACTTGTTACGCCCCGATCTTCCGGTGATTATCATGACTGGATACAGCGAGGCGCTGACCCCTGAAATGGCGCGCCAACTGGGAATATCCGCGTTTCTCTACAAACCCATCGAGAAACGCCTTCTTGCACAAAGAGTTCGCGCCGCGCTTGATGACGCCAAATTGAATCGGGAATTCTGATTTCGACGGTCTATAGAAAACTGAACGTCCAGCGGATCTCCAGGTTCTCGTTGCGGTACATTTCCGGCACTTTGAACGGAAACGCCGGGAACGGCCCCGAACGTTCGATTGCTTCTTTACACAATGCCGCATAGGTTGCCGACGAGCCAGGTTCGACAATCTCCACCGACACAACGCGCCCGTCAGGAGAAATCGTGCAATCCATCACCGCTTTCGTCTCCGAAGCGCCCGAATAGCGCACCTGCATCAGCCCGCGCCATCGTTTCTCCACGCGATCGCGTACGAGCTTCAGATACGGCGCAATCTCGCTCTCCATGGCCTCGAAACTGACGAATCCTTTGCTCTTAACGCCACCGTCCACACGTCCTTGTGTCTTGCCCGGCGACAAATTGGGCAACGTGGGCTCAATCGCTTTGGCCAGTTTCATGGCCTCGCCTTGTGCTTCAACGGCTGTCGATGCTTGCTCGGGAGTAGGCCCCGCTTGCGCTTCCTGCGCGGCTTCGGTGGGCAAAGCCTGTTGCACTGGCGCCTTCGGAGCGGCGTCCGCCTGGGCCGGATCAGGCGCAGGAGGCGCTTCAGGTTTTGCCTCGGGTTGAGTGGGCGCTTGCGGCGGCGGAGGCGGAGGCATTGGAGTCTGTGTTGCGCCCCGGAGTTCGTCCGACTGTCCAATCACATCCACTTGCGGGGCGGCACCCTCGCCATTCGAGTCCGACGTGTCGCGCGCCTTGGAGGCTTGTATGGCGATGAGATCCGTCTCCGGATTCACCGGCGCATCGGCCGGCGCAACCGTGTCGACATACTGCAACGGTTCCGGCTGGGGCGGGGGCGGGGGCGCAGGCGGCGGGAACAACGAAGGTTCGGCGTCCGGCTGCAAATTGACTACGAACGGCAACCTGCTGGGGGTCGACGCAAGCACAAATGGCGTGCGCGGCATGGCGAGCACGACCAAGGCAAGCACCGCGTGAATGGCCGCAGCCGCCACCAAAGACCGCACCATACGCTCGCGATAGCCGGGATAGCCCACAAATACTCGAGGCCAATTGACGTATCGCAACACTCTGCCCGCGCTTTTGAACGCGGCAGTACCCTGCACCAAGCGGGCTATATACCGAAAGAGGCGCTTCATCTCAACAACGTCGTGTTGTCCCGATGCGTATTTACCGAGCCGTAACACATGCGCCGACGCGCACCATGAGCGACTCGATCCCAAGAACTGGATTGTAGCAGAACGGTGTGGTCTTCCTCATGGACACACCACGCGCCCGCGACTTTATGTGTAGCGGTTACTGAGTAACTCCCAAAACGCGAAGGCGCGCCAGCCCAAACACCGTCTGCCGGAAGTTCTGGGAGAATGATTTTCCCATTCCTCCACTCGGTCTTTCGAAGTGGTTCGCCATCATTTCCTTCCAGAATTCGAGATACTTGGAGTCCTTCGTTTCCTCGTATGCGAAAGCGACCGCATCGGCATTTAACGCGCAGACGTAACCGAGCGATGGCGAATCTCTGATCTCCGGTGCGTTCGTGATATAGACGAAACCTTTGTCCTTAATCCATGCTTCGTCCTTCAGCCAATCGACCGATCGCACCAACATCTTACGAACGTCGGGGCGGTCCAGCGGTTCCACTTCCAGGTAGTGCAGCAGCCCGTATGTGAGGATACCTGCCGCAAACGGTTTTCCTCCGATGACCGGTTTTCCGTTGGTTTCACTCAACGGTGGCGTGTGCGACCACGCGCCGGTGACCGGGTCATGCCGTTCCAGGCAGCGCTGCACCATTATGCGAGCCGCGTTAAGGTAATAGGGATTGCTCGAGAACTCGCAGGCCGCGGTCATGTTGATGAGCGGCCAACCGCCGCCTCGTTCGATGCTGAAATCGAAATCCGATGTAAGCGATTGGGCAAGACCATCGCAGACTCGATCCGCCGTCTTGCGCAGAAACGCGTCGCCCGTCAACTGACCGTAGAGCCATAGTCCTTCTTCGTAAACGTGGCCCTGTGGATCGGATTTGCCTTGAAAATAGCCTGCCATGCTGGTCGTAGCGGCTTCTGACACTTTTTCGTCCATGAAGAGTTCTTGCGGTGTCTGACACGAACCAACGTGATTGAACGAATGTTGCCAGACCAAACATGGGATCTTCTCCGCTGCGGGCGTGCCATGAAGCGTGTCCACGGTCGCATAGTGACGGGCCATTTGAAGTCCGCGCTCAAAATAACGGCGGTCGCCCGTGCGCATCCATTGCACGGCCATGGCCCATGCAAGATCGTATTCGTTGTTGCCCGCGTTACTGCCTCGCTCCCCGTACCAATCGCCGTAGTTCATCCAACCGTAGTAATGCGTCTTCTCGCGGTCGGCATTCAACAAAGCGAATCCCTGCTCGAATTGCGTCTCGTACGCGTCCCACACGCCGGAAGTGCGCGCGTAAATGGGGCATCCAAGCACGCCGGTGCCGCATAGATACTCCGGCGGTGCCATCGGAAAAAGCGGCGCGTTGAACCACGCGGCGTACTGCGCCGCATCAGGATGGGAATCGGAAGCACCGTATGCCACATAAAGGGTGCGCCGGTTCATTTGCCCGGAGCGAATCAAGTAGTCTCCGTCCTTAAACCAGGGATAGCAGACCGAGAAACGCTTCTTGCTCTCATCGTCGCTATACGTATCCGGCTTCAGTTCGGGCATCAAACCGGCCCGCATTCCGTCAACGGTCGCTTCCAGCGCACTCGGATACATTTCGCGAAAATCGCACAGGAAAAGCATCGTCTGCGTGCGCGCTCCAGCCAATGCTGCGACACCTATGGCTCGCTCGCCCGTTGTGACCTGCCCACCTTCAACTACAGAAAACTGGTAGTCACGATCCTGGACAACGCGCACGGATTTGTCTGCGGATAGTGCGCTCATCGGGCGGCCCTCAACGGACCCGGTCACATCACCTTCATCGGCCGACAGGCAAAACGATACCGACTTCAAGGCTTTGAAGACCGGCTCATCAACGCTGTTGTTCACGATAGAGACGTCGTACTTGACGTTCGTTTGTCCACGCCACACCGTGGCACGAATCGTGTAGCTCCACGGAGAATCCTCCAAAGCGCCAGACCAACAGAAGACCGCGCGACAAGAGCCGTTCTCCTCTACGGAGAATTCGCTCACGGCACCGCACGTCACGGTCCTTCCGCTGTCTGTTGTGACTTCTAAGGATGTGCCCTTGGAAGAGAAGACATTTCGTTCGGAGTCGCCAATCTTGCCATCGCCGTCCAAGTCGATGTCCCTGATTTCGATGCTGACCGGTGCGTTCCGGTGCAGTACCATCGCGAGGCGGTCCGCAGTCAGAGTCCAGCCCTCCTGCGACTCGGCAATGTGTACAAGTGGCTCGGAGATTTCTTGGGCATCGGGCCATTCAAGTCGAGCTTCCAAGCGATAGGTAGGCGTCGAATCGCCCAACGCAGAGTCGGCCAAGAAGGTCAGAGTTGCCCACTTCACGCTATTATCGGGCCAGCGGCAGGTGCAGTCCGCCTGCAACGACACTGGATTGCCCTGCGCGTCAAATAGACGAAGGTCCTGGGTGTCGCGAAGGGAGCCTTTCGCGAACGGCATGCCGACTGTCGCCGACCAGCCTCTTCGCGGAGCTTTCGTCGGCTCGCCTACCATCAACGGAAGCGTCAGCGGCTTCGTAACAGGCGGCACGGCGGGGCTGCCCCGCATCGTGAACGGTTTCGACGACGCTTCAACGCCGTCAACGGTCTTCGTTACGATGCGCGCTTGATACTGCACATCCGCATCGAGATTGCTGATTAGAACGCGATGGTTTCGCGCAAGGGTCGCATCAGACTGCGTCGATGAAGTGAAACCGTCGGCGCCGTATTCGACTCTTCCGGTGGGCGTGGCAATGTTCGTCGTCCAGAAGACGCTAACGGAACCCGGCTCGGCACTGCGAGCTTCGATGTAGTCGAATTCCGGCGGCGGCGGCACTAGTGGGCGCTTCGAAAAGACCAACTTGGAGATTCGGTAGTATCCCACGAACGTCTCGCAGGTAAAGGTCAAGCGGTCTCCCGACTTCACTTCAATAGGCCCCGGAAAACTGCAGAGCGCAATGCCTCCCGAACGATCGGCAGTGATAACCCCCAGCGTCTTTCCATTCAAGGCCGCGGATAGCCGCTCGACTCCATCGGGGTCGTCACTGAGAATCACTCCGAAATAGAGAGTCCCTGCGCGATCGAAGGTGTAGGCAAAGGAATCGCCTTCATTCTCTCCGCGGATTTGCTTTCCCTCGGCCACAAAACCTTTCCAGTCCGTGGTGTTTGTGGCGGGCACACTGAATCCATTTCCCCCTTGCGTAAGCCAGGCATTGAAACCAGACCAAACCGTGTGCCGGACAGCGTCTTCCGCGCACGCGCACACGGATGCGCAAAGCATGACTGCAAGACCAGACATTAGTCGCATGGCCCCCCCTCCGAAGCGTACGGCACGAGCGCCACTCCCAAGTGACGGCACTGCCTTCAGTGTAGCGTTCACGGTGTCGATTGTCGAAGCCTTCACTCACTTCACAACAATGCGAGAAACATTGATCCCATGTTGGTCCTTGTTTACTATCGCTTGGA
It encodes:
- a CDS encoding fibronectin type III domain-containing protein, which produces MRLMSGLAVMLCASVCACAEDAVRHTVWSGFNAWLTQGGNGFSVPATNTTDWKGFVAEGKQIRGENEGDSFAYTFDRAGTLYFGVILSDDPDGVERLSAALNGKTLGVITADRSGGIALCSFPGPIEVKSGDRLTFTCETFVGYYRISKLVFSKRPLVPPPPEFDYIEARSAEPGSVSVFWTTNIATPTGRVEYGADGFTSSTQSDATLARNHRVLISNLDADVQYQARIVTKTVDGVEASSKPFTMRGSPAVPPVTKPLTLPLMVGEPTKAPRRGWSATVGMPFAKGSLRDTQDLRLFDAQGNPVSLQADCTCRWPDNSVKWATLTFLADSALGDSTPTYRLEARLEWPDAQEISEPLVHIAESQEGWTLTADRLAMVLHRNAPVSIEIRDIDLDGDGKIGDSERNVFSSKGTSLEVTTDSGRTVTCGAVSEFSVEENGSCRAVFCWSGALEDSPWSYTIRATVWRGQTNVKYDVSIVNNSVDEPVFKALKSVSFCLSADEGDVTGSVEGRPMSALSADKSVRVVQDRDYQFSVVEGGQVTTGERAIGVAALAGARTQTMLFLCDFREMYPSALEATVDGMRAGLMPELKPDTYSDDESKKRFSVCYPWFKDGDYLIRSGQMNRRTLYVAYGASDSHPDAAQYAAWFNAPLFPMAPPEYLCGTGVLGCPIYARTSGVWDAYETQFEQGFALLNADREKTHYYGWMNYGDWYGERGSNAGNNEYDLAWAMAVQWMRTGDRRYFERGLQMARHYATVDTLHGTPAAEKIPCLVWQHSFNHVGSCQTPQELFMDEKVSEAATTSMAGYFQGKSDPQGHVYEEGLWLYGQLTGDAFLRKTADRVCDGLAQSLTSDFDFSIERGGGWPLINMTAACEFSSNPYYLNAARIMVQRCLERHDPVTGAWSHTPPLSETNGKPVIGGKPFAAGILTYGLLHYLEVEPLDRPDVRKMLVRSVDWLKDEAWIKDKGFVYITNAPEIRDSPSLGYVCALNADAVAFAYEETKDSKYLEFWKEMMANHFERPSGGMGKSFSQNFRQTVFGLARLRVLGVTQ
- a CDS encoding TonB C-terminal domain-containing protein gives rise to the protein MKRLFRYIARLVQGTAAFKSAGRVLRYVNWPRVFVGYPGYRERMVRSLVAAAAIHAVLALVVLAMPRTPFVLASTPSRLPFVVNLQPDAEPSLFPPPAPPPPPQPEPLQYVDTVAPADAPVNPETDLIAIQASKARDTSDSNGEGAAPQVDVIGQSDELRGATQTPMPPPPPPQAPTQPEAKPEAPPAPDPAQADAAPKAPVQQALPTEAAQEAQAGPTPEQASTAVEAQGEAMKLAKAIEPTLPNLSPGKTQGRVDGGVKSKGFVSFEAMESEIAPYLKLVRDRVEKRWRGLMQVRYSGASETKAVMDCTISPDGRVVSVEIVEPGSSATYAALCKEAIERSGPFPAFPFKVPEMYRNENLEIRWTFSFL
- a CDS encoding PAS domain S-box protein gives rise to the protein MHDFSSRVFMTSGIVAWAVVDLDGRFLECNKAYEDILGYTLEELRELSNHSVTHPEDRAETDKYMSLLKEGGCDRYRTEKRYLRKNGDLCWCDVTLFALRDEATHSSVVVALILDISERKSAEEALRKSEQKYRSFLENFQGIAFSVMWDGFKPTLFDGLVSEMTGYSDEDFLTGRVRLENVVHPDDKKAFLRELIALKRGRISASSLELRICRKDREIRWVKCVAKCFYDDNKRPSVIQGVVLDITQRIQAEADRARLDAAIKAAPEVIVITDKCGAIEYVNPAFTRVTGYSFDEAIGQNPRILKSGRHDAEFYQDLWNTILEGKVWSGLITNKRKDGVLFEEELTIAPVNDAGGQIRNFVAVQRDVTKQLRLEQSLRQAQKMEAIGTLAGGIAHDFNNILAAILGYTELIEDSLDDRRRVLQDLAQVRQAVIRARDLVQQILTFSRKREQERKPVRVDLLVRETSKLLRSTVSTSVEINTSICKTNRCVLGDPTELHQVLMNLCTNAYQAIGERPGVLKIQLAECSAQDIQVASDYTSTDGHYLKVVVSDTGCGIAPEIADRIFDPFFTTKKQGEGTGLGLATVHGIVKSHGGFIQVKSEPGRGSEFTVFLPCVAETTSNEAIDTSPIPGGTERVLILDDEPQVARVCGDMLRRLGYDIVEMTNSQETIRHLTKYPRFYDLVITDQQMPGMTGKEVYRQLHLLRPDLPVIIMTGYSEALTPEMARQLGISAFLYKPIEKRLLAQRVRAALDDAKLNREF
- a CDS encoding aminotransferase class I/II-fold pyridoxal phosphate-dependent enzyme, whose amino-acid sequence is MEEHVVESKPFSTNSQPTRRQFLKTTGAVAAGLTLAQSAVSQAPVEKLALNGGPKAVTNPNPEASHWPRYGEKEEQAVLELVRSPGYSPLDELEKDWCSHFGYPFCKAHCNGTSALASMFFALNLPPGSEIMVPSYTFFATILPMRLFGYVPVFVDINPRTLNLDLEDAKKRLTPNTKAILPVHWIGLPADMDLICDWAKEKGLIVLEDSAHAHGAKLKDKYTGSWGKMAIFSFQTSKPLPAIEGGMGVYQDAEDHARATAFMDYQIGGVAKENPYFKYKGSGLGLKFRMHPMAAALARCQLVDLEARNAAGAKQVRALNDALIQLPGLYEQSSGRKDMQRLHYSWNMLFIDEKEAGMTREAAVKALKAEGVNADALHYLPQHTCAVYQEDEWWHHKPVIPELPGTDQANNTCIALPYWTMDVPEMVEQYTKAFQKVWAHRKELA